The genomic segment GCCTCGGTCGCCGGCCGGTTCTGCTGATCTCGCTGGCCGGCGCCACCATCAATTACGTGGTCATGGCCTTCGCGCCCCAGTTCTGGATGCTCCTGCTCGGCCGGGCCATAGCCGGGCTCACCAGCGCCAATATCTCGGTGGCCACCGCCTACCTCACCGACATCACGCCCCAGGAGCAGCGGGCGCGGCGCTTCGGTCTCTTCAACGCCATGTTCGGCGCCGGCTTCATCATCGGCCCGGTTCTGGGCGGTGTGCTCGGCGACCACTGGCTGCGCCTGCCCTTCCTCGCCGCCGCCATCCTCAACGCCATCAACCTGCTGCTTGCCTGCTTCGTTCTGCCCGAATCCCATCCGCCTACCCCGGGGCGCATCAACCTGCGCGAGCTCAACCCCCTGCGCCCGCTGCGCTGGCTGTTTTCGCTGCGGCCCCTGCTGCCGGTCGTGCTGGTCTTCTTCGTGCTCAGCGCCACCGGGGAGGCATATGGCACCTGCTGGGCGCTCTGGGGTCAGGATGCCTTCCAGTGGAACGGCCTCTGGATCGGTCTCTCGCTGGGTGCCTTCGGCATCAGCCAGACCCTCGCCCAGGCCTTCCTGCCCGGTCCCGCCGTCAGGCTCATGGGCGAGCGCGCCACCGTCCTCACCGGCATGGCGGGCGCGGGCCTCGCCCTCCTCGCCATGGCCTTCACCAGCCAGGGTTGGGTGGTCTTTGCGGTCATGCCCATATTCGCCCTGGGCGGCATCGGGGTCCCGGCGCTCCAGGCCCTCGCGACCCGCATGGTCGAGGAAAGCCGGCAGGGCCAGCTCCAGGGCGTCATCGCCTCGACGGTCAGCCTTGCGTCCATCGCCGGCCCGCTGGTCTTCTCCACGCTCTATATGGCCGTGCGCCAGAGCTGGCCGGGCGCCATCTGGCTTTCGGTCGTCGCCGTCTACGCGCTCGCCGCCATCATGGTTGCCGCCCTGCGCTTCGCTCCCGCGGCGGCCCCGCTCGAAGCCTGATTACCGGCGCCGGCGCTAGAGGTGCTTGAGCACTCGCGCCGGCACCCCCGCCACCAGCGTGCCGGCGGGAACGTCCCGGCTGACCACCGCGCCGGCCGCGACCACCGCATCGTCCGCGATGGTGACGCCCGGCAGGATGGTCGCGGCCGCTCCGATCCAGACATTGTTCCCGATGGAAATGGGCCTGGCCACGATGCCATTGCGCCGCTCGGCAGGAGACAGCGGGTGCCCGGCCGACACCAGGTTGACCTTGGGGCCGATCATCACGTCGTTCCCGATGCTGATGCCGCCCATATCCATGAAATGGCATCCCTGGTTGATGAAGACATTGTCCCCGATCGTGATGTTGAGCCCGCAATCGGTCGAAAACGGCGGAATGACCATGAAGCGCTGCCCGACGGGCTTGCCGATGAGCTCGCTGAACGCGGCATTGAGGCCCTCCAGGTCATCGAACCCGATCTCGCTCAGCCGCGCCGAAAGCCGCACGGCACGCTGGACGTTCTCGAAGCGGGCGCGACCTTCGGCGGAGCGGGCGGGATTGGTCATGATGGCGGGTTCCCCGGGGCGAATCGGCCGCGATCGTACCACCCTTCGCTCCTAGCCGGCCCGCCGTTCCTCCCCCGTACGGGCCGCCTCGACCACCGCCTCGAGTTCGTCGAGAAACTCCTGCTGCGCCCGGGTGGGCGACCAGCCGTCACGCAGCGTCAGCCCGATGGGCCGGAAGGTATCCGGCAGCGGCACGGCGAGCTCATGGACCGCGCCCAGGTCGAGATCGGGCTCGATCTGCAGGCGCGAGATGAACCCCAGATGGTCCGAGACCTGCAGCAGTTCGCGCATCAGCACCATCGAGCCGGTTTCGATCAGGCTTCGCGGCGCGAGTCCCTGCGTCTCGACCAGCCGCGTGAAGACCTGTCGGGTCGGCGTGCCCTCGGCGGCCACCACCCAGGGAAAGCCGGCGATATCGGCAACGCTCGCCGGAGGGGTGCCCCGGCGCAGCGGATGATCCTTGCCGCACACGATGATGAGTTCATCCTCGAACAGCGGGCGCTGCACCACGTCCCCGATCGGGGCGGGGTTGCGCAGCGCCCCGACCAGGAAGTCGATCTCGCCCCGGCGCAGGCTCGTGAGCATGTCCTCATAGGGCCCGTCGAGAACCTTGATCGGCAGTTTCGGCCGGCGAACGCGGAAGCGGGCGATGGCGCGCGGCAGAATATAGGAGCGCGATAGCGGCATGCCGCCGATGACGAGCCGCCCGACTTCCCGGCCCAGCAACTCGCCCAGCTCCGCCTCGCCCTGGTCCAGCTCCACGAAGGCCACCTGCGTGGCCCGCGTCAGCATTTCGGCGGCGCGCGTGGCGATCATGCCATGCGGGGTGCGCTCGAAAAGCGCGCGCCCGATTTCCCGCTCGAGCCCGGTAATGGCCCGATGCACCGTTGGCTGCGCCAGCCCAAGGCGCCGCGCCGCCAGCGTGAAGTTTTCCGCCTCCGTCACCGCCACCAGCGCGACCAGCTGCGCGGTGGTCGCGGTGATGCGCAGGCGTGGCGCCAGCTCGCTCAATGTCGGATCGAGAAGCCCGAAGGCGCGTCGCACGCGCCGGGCCAGCACGGTTCCGGGCTCGGTGACGAAAAGGCCCTGTGCGCGGCGCTGGAAGAGTTCGGTCTCCGGCTCCCGTTCGAGCTTGCGGATCGCCTGCGTCACGGCCGGCTGGGATACGTGGCAGATTTCGGCCGTGCGCGTGATCGAGCCGTGGTCGACTACCGCCAGGAACGCCCGCAAATGCCTCAGGTTCGCTCTCATCGTCGTGCCGCCAGCACCGCGTCGAGTAGCCCGGGCAGGGGCCCTGGCCCGACCTCGAGGTCCAGCGCGCCCATCTCGTCCTGCCAGAGGGCGGTGGCGGCCGAAAGCCGGGATGGCAGCCGGAGCTCGGTCAGCGTCGCCACCACCTCGCGCATCTCGGCCGCCCGCCGGGTGCCGTGCTCGAGCATGCGCCCCAGGTTATAGGCCGTGCGCGCGGCCCAATCGATCTCCGGATCGGACTGCGCGAACGAGGCCAGAACCGCCTCTTCCACCCCGGCGCGGCGCGCCGCCAGCAGGCACTCCGCGGTCAGCGCCTCGAGGCCCTTCACCAGCACCGAGCGGATCATCTTGACTGCCGAAGCGTCGCCCACCGCGGGCCCCGCAACCTGCCCGTCCATGCCGAGTGCCGTGATCGCTGCCAGCGCTTGCGTCGCCTCGGGCCCTGCCAGCAACACGGGCGTCCGGTGCCGGCGCGGATGGACCGGCGCCATGATGGCCATGTCGACATAGTGCCCCCCGGCCGCCTCGATGGACGCGGCTGCGGCGCGTTTGGTGCCCGGCGCGCTCGAAGAGCCATCGAGCCAGAACGTCCCAGTCCGCAGGTGTGGCGCCGCCGCGCGGGCCACCGCGACCGCCTGGTCGGTCGGCACCAGCGAGAACACCGTCGTCGCCCTTTCGAGGAGTGCCGCGGGCGTGGTGACGGGCACGACGCCCAGCTCGGCGCAGGCCGAGATCATCTGCGCCCGTTCCGGTCCCTCGACGAGCTTGAGATCATAGGCCGCCATCTCGCCTGCGGGCAGCGCCCAGCCGCGCGCAAAGGCCTGTCCCGCCTCGCCGAATCCCACCAGCCCCAGTTCGCTTTCTAAAGCCATTTGCGCCTCCCCGAGGCACCTTGCGCCCGCCTTGGTCCCAGGCAATTCCATTTCCCGGCGGGGTCATAAGTTTGCGCTATAGCAGACATCGCTCGCACCGCGAAATCGCCTGTGGGGTCTGGCCGCGCTCCTTGCTGGAGGGGAGAGGTGGCGTCGAGGCTATAGCAATTACTTATGGACCGGTGGTCGTTTTGAAATGGCTTCAGGTTCTGGTTTCTCCCAACAGTCTGCGGCATGCGCGGGAGGCTACGCACGCTGCCGCGACCAAATGGGAGGATCGACGATGATCGCAAAACGACTTCTGGCCGCCGCTGCCCTGGCGGCATTCTCGCTGAGCCCGGCCCTGGCCGACGAGCTCTCCTTCGCCAACTACATGGCCCCGACCAATCCGTACGAGGCGGGCGCCTTCATCCCGTTCACCGAGATGGTCAGGGACATGACCAACGGCCAGGTGACGGTAAAACTCTATTCGGGTGGCGAACTGGGTGCCGGCCCGGTCGAGCAGTACAACCGCGCCGTCGATGGCGTGGCCGACCTCGCCATCGGCCTGCCGGGCTATACCGCCTCCAATTTCCCGCTCACGCTCCTCTCCGAGCTTCCGGGGGTGCTGACCGAGGCCGGCGGCACCCAGACCCTCTGGGACCATATCGACCTGCTCAAGGACGAATATAGCCGCGTCCAGCTCATCAGCCTGTGGAGCAATGCCCGGAACGTGCTCTACATGCGCGACACGCCCGTCCGCACCCCGGCCGATATCGCCGGCAAGAAGATCCGCGTGCCTTCGCGCAATGCGGGCCTCATCGTTGAGAGCTGGGGTGGCTCGCCCGTCTCCATGCCGGTTTCCGACATCTACAACGCCCTCCAGACCGGCGTCATCGACGGCGCCATGATCGATGGCACCGCCACCGGCGCCTTCAAGCTGGGCGAAGTGGCCAAATACGTCACCACCGGCATGAACACCACCATCTCCCCCTTCTTCATCGTCATGAACAAGGACCGGTTCGATGCCCTTTCTGCGGACCAGCAGCAGGCGGTCAAGGAAGCGGGCATGAAGGCGTCCCTGCTCGCCAACCAGACGCAGCTCGAAGCGGCGCGCGCCGGCATCGAGGCCTTCAACGCCATGGACGGCAAGGAAGCGATCGCGCTTAGCGCCGATCAGGCCAGGGCGTTCGACGATCTTTCCGCCCCCATCCGCGATACAGTCGTCAACGAAGCCGAGGCCAGCGGCCTGCCCGCCAAGGCCTATGTCGCCGCGCTGATGGGCAAGTGAGTTGAGCACGCCGCAATCTGGGGGCGCCCGATGGCTGGCGGTGGCCGACAAGGCCACCCTTGCCCTCGCCACGCTGGCGGGGATCGGCTTGCTGATCCTCGTCGGGCTGGTGGCGGTGGGCGTGGTGCTGCGCTACGTCTTCGCCCGGCCCATCGTGGGCATCAACGAGATCGTGCAGATGGTCTCGGTCGCCGTGGTGATGCTGGCCTTGCCCTGGTCCACCTCCCAGGGAGTTCATGTGCGCGCCGATGTGCTCGATGAAGCCATCGGCCCCTATGGGCGCCTCCTCGGCGACATCCTTTCGCGCGCGCTCTCGATCGCCGTCCTCGCCATCCTCACCCAGCGCGCCTGGGTCAAGATGCTCGATACCCTCGCCTATGGCGATGCCAGCAACATGCTGGGCCTGCCCATCTGGCCGCTCCATGCGCTTCTGGCCCTGGGCGTGGCGGTGACCATCCCGATCCTGGCGCTGCAGATCCTTTCCGCCCTGGCGGACCATTTCAAGGTGCTCAAGTGAGCGGCACGTTTCTGGGCGTCATCGCCATTGCCGGGCTCTTCGCCCTTCTCATCCTGCGCACGCCCGTGGCTTTCGCCATGCTGATCGTCGGCTTCTTCGGCACCTGGATGCTGCGCGGCCTCAACTCGGCCGGTGCCGTGCTGATCACGGAGACCTATTCGACTGTCTCCAACGATTCCCTCATCGTCGTGCCCATGTTCATCCTGCTCGGCAAGGTCGCCTCGCGGGCCGGCTTCAGCCGGGGGCTTTACGACGCCGCCTATGCCTGGGTCGGCCGTTTCCGGGGTGGGCTGGCCTCGGCCTCCGTGCTCGGCTGCGCTGCCTTCTCGGCGGTCAGCGGCTCCTCGGTCGCCACCGCCATCACCATCGGCAAGGTGGCCCTGCCCGAGATGAAGCGGCTCGGCTATTCGTCAGGCCTGGCGACGGGAGCGGTTGCCGCCGGGGGCACGCTGGGCTTCCTCATTCCGCCCTCCACCGGCTTCGTGCTCTACGCCATCCTCACCGAGGAATCGATCGGGCGGCTCTTCATGGCCGGCATCCTGCCGGGCCTTTTGCTCACCGTCCTCTTCATGGTCACCATCTGGATCATCGCCGTGCGCGATCCCCGGGCCGGCCCGCGCGGCGAGGACATGAGCTGGCGGGCGCGCCTGAAGGCCTCCAGTTCCTCCGCGCCGCTCCTGGCCGTGATCGTGCTCTCGATCGGCGGCATCTATGCGGGCGTCTTCACGCCCGTCGAAGCCTCCGCCGTCGGGGCGGCGCTGGTCATCCTCATCGCCTTCGGCATGCGGGCCATCGGTCCGCGCGGACTCTGGGATGCGGTGCTCGAAACCGTCAAGACCTCGGCCATGCTCTACATGATCATGGTGGGCGCCAACGTCCTCAATCCGTTCCTGGCCATGACCGACCTGCCGCGGGCCCTGGGCTCGACCCTTACCGGGTTCGGGCTGGGATCCTATGGCACGCTGGTGCTGATCCTGCTGACCTATGTGGTGCTGGGCATGTTCCTGGATGGGCTGGCCATGCTGGTGCTCACCGTTCCGATGTTCTTCCCCGTGGTGACGGGGCTGGGCTTTGATCCCATCTGGTTCGGCGTCGTGGTGGTGGTCGTCATCGAGATGGGCATGATCACCCCGCCGGTCGGGCTCAATGTCTTCGTCGTCAAGACCGCGGCCCAGGACGTGCCCATGGCCACCATCTTCCGGGGCGTCACCCCGTTCCTGCTGGCCATGCTCGTCGGGCTCGCCCTCATCATCCTCGTGCCGCAGATCGCCCTGCTCCTGCCCAACTCGATGTTCGGCTGAGCCAGGCAAACCGCGGGGATCGGGCGGTTCCCGCGGCGTTTTCCGTCAACGCCATAGCGTCCGCTTATGGGCGGGCCCGCCTTTCGATTTGGCTAGTCCGCCCGGCCTTTGCCAAATGGGCGCAAATGGAATTCAGGAGGGGATAATTGACCCAATCCAAGACTGCTCTCGTCATCAGCGCCCATGCGGCCGACTTCGTCTGGCGCTGCGGGGGCGCCATCGCCCTCCATGCCGCCATGGGCTACGAGGTGACCGTGGTCTGCCTCTCGTTCGGGGAGCGCGGGGAGTCGGCCAAGCTCTGGAAGCAGCCCGGCATGACGCTCGATCGCGTCAAGGCGGCGCGGCGCGACGAGGCCGAGCGGGCTGCCGAAAAGCTGGGCGTGCATGACCTCGTCAGCTTCGATCTGGGCGACTACCCCCTGCGCCTCGACGACGAGGACAAGTTCCGCCTGGTCGACGTGATCCGCCGGGTGCAGCCGGCCTTCATGCTCAGCCACTCCCAGTACGATCCCTACAATACCGACCACATGTATGCCACCCAGGTGGCCCTCGAGACCCGCATGATCGCCCAGGCCTGGGGCCACAATCCCGGCCAGAAGGTGCTCGGCGCCTCCCAGCTCTATCTCTTCGAGCCGCACCAGACCGAGCAGATGGGCTGGAAGCCCGATGTGTTCCTCGACATCACCGAGGTCTGGGACAGGAAGCGCGCCGCCATCGAATGCATGGAGGGCCAGGAGCACCTGTGGGATTTCTACACCCGCGTCGCCCAGAACCGGGCCAACCACTTCCAGCGCAATTCCGGCGGCCAGTCGAGTGGACGCGCCGCCAAATACGCGGAAGGCTTCCAGTCCGTCTTCCCCCGCACCGTGGATGAGCTCTGATGGAACCCTGCTTCGACATCGCGCACCTGGCGCATGTAGAGGTCTATACCGACAGGTTCGAGGAAAGCCTCGACTTCTTCACCCGCGTCTATGGCCTTTCCGTCTCCGGGCGCGATGAGACCTCCGCCTACCTGCGGGCCTGGGATGACTACGAGTTCCACACCCTCAAGCTCACCCGCCACCACACCACCGGCATGGGGCACGTGGCCTATCGCGCCGCGAGCGAGGCGGCGCTGATGCGCCGCGTCGCCGCCATCGAGGCGAGCGGGTTCAAGACCATCGGCTGGGTCGATGGCGATCCTGGCCACGGGCGCGCCTTCCGCTTCGAGGATCCGTTCGGGCACGTCTTCGAGATCTATTGGCAGACCCGCCGCTTCGAGCCGCAGAGCGCGGGCGAACGCCCCGCCCTCAAGAATACCGCCTCGGCCTTCACCGGCGCCGCGCCGCGTCGGCTCGACCACCTCAACCTCCTCGCCGAGGACGTCAGCGAGTTCCGCCGCTTCATGCAGACCTGCCTGGGCACGCGCGTCACCGAGATGATCCAGCTCGACAATGGCCGCATCGGCGGCTGCTGGTTCACGGTCAACAACAAGTCCTACGATCTGGCCTGCACCGAGGAGCATGGCGGCGGGCAGGGCCGGTTCCACCACGTGACCTATGCCACCGATCAGCGCGAGGACATCCTGCGCGCCGCCGACCTCTTCCTCCAGAACGGCGTCCACATCGAGACCGGCCCCCACAAGCACGCCATCCAGGGCACCTTCTTTCTCTATGTCTGGGAGCCCGCGGGCAACCGGGTCGAGCTGGCCAATTCCGGTGCGCGCCTGGTGCTGGCCCCCGATTGGGAGCCGGTCGTCTGGACCGAGGCCGAGCGCCGCAGGGGCCAGGCCTGGGGCCTCAAGACCATCGAGACGTTCCACACGCACGGCACTCCGCCGGTGCCGAAAAAGGGAGGATGAGCCATTGTCCGGTATCGTCGTTCAGACCATCGCACGCGCCAGCGCGGCCACCATCGAGGGCCTTGCCGCTGCCGGTGTCGCCACCGTCCATGAGGCCCAGGGCCGCAGGGGCATGCTCGCCAGCCATATGCGTCCCATCTATGCGGGCGCCCAGGTCGCCGGCTCGGCCGTGACCATTTCCGTCCCTCCGGGCGATAACTGGATGGTCCATGTCGCCATCGAGCAGCTGCAGCCCGGCGATATCCTGGTCCTGGCCCCGACCTCCCCTTGCGACAACGGCTATTTCGGCGACCTGCTGGCGACCTCCGCCATGGCTCGCGGCTGCCGGGGCCTTATCATCGATGCCGGGGTGCGCGATATCCGCGAGCTCACCCGCATGCAGTTCCCCGTCTGGTCAAAGGCCGTCTCGGCCCAGGGCACCGTCAAGGAAACCGTTGGCTCGGTCAACGTTCCGCTGGTCTGCGCCGGCGCGCTGGTCGAGCCGGGCGACGTCATCGTGGCCGATGACGACGGCGTGGTGGTGGTGCGGCGCGCCGAAGCCGACGCCGTCCTCGAGGCCGCCAACAGGCGCCTCGCCAGCGAGGAGGCCAAGCGCCAACGGCTCGCCGCAGGCGAACTCGGCCTCGATATCTACGCCATGCGCGAGAGCCTGGCGGCCAAGGGGCTCAGATATGTCTGAGGGTATCCCCTGCCTCATGATGCGCGGCGGCACCTCCAAGGGCGCCTATTTCCTCGCCCGCGACCTGCCCGCCGACGAAGCCGCGCGAGACCGCTTGCTGCTGGCCGTCATGGGCAGCCCCGATCCGCGCCAGATCGATGGCATCGGCGGGGCCGATCCGCTGACCTCCAAGGTCGCGGTGCTTTCCCCGTCCAGCCGCGACGATGCGGATGTGGATTACCTCTTCCTCCAGGTGTTCGTTGACCAGCCCATCGTCTCGAGCGCGCAGGGGTGCGGCAATATCCTGGCCGGCGTCGGCCCGGCCGCCATCGAGCGCGGTCTCGTCCCCGTCGCGGGCGAGGTCACCGCGGTGCGCATCCACATGGTCAATTCCGGCGAGGTTGCCGTGGCCCAGGTGCGCACCCCGGCCGGCCGCGTTTCCTATGACGGCGATGCCCGCATCGACGGCGTGCCCGGCACCCACGCTCCCGTGCCGCTGATGTTCCAGAACATCGCCGGCTCGATGTGCGGGGCCCTGCTGCCCACCGGCAAGGCCCGCGACACCATCGAGGGCGTCGAGGCCACCCTCATCGACAACGGCATGCCCTGCGTCATCATGCGGGCCGCCGATTTCGGCCTTTCGGGCCAGGAGACGCGCGAGGAGCTGGAAGCCGATGGCGCGCTCAAGGCGCGGCTCGAAGCCATCCGCCTCGAGGCCGGTCCGCTGATGAACCTGGGCGACGTTGCCGCCGCTTCCGTGCCCAAGATGACGCTGGTTTCGCCGGCCACGGGCGGGGGCGCCATCAGCACGCGCAGCTTCATCCCGCATCGCGTCCATGCCAGCGTCGGCGTCCTCGCCGCGGTGAGCGTCGCCACTGCCTGCCTCACGCCCGGCAGCACCGCGGCGGCCGACCTTGCCCACATTCCCGCCGATGGGAGGTTCCTCATCGAGCACCCCACCGGCGCCCTCGAAGTCTATCTGGATCTGGCTGCCGATGGCGCCATCCGCGGCGCCGGCACCATCCGCACGGCCCGCAAGCTTTTCGACGGCCTCGTCTTCCCGCGCTGAGCGCCACCGGCTATTCCGGGGCGACGGCCTCGACGATATGGGCCTGGATGGGGGCGCTGACGGCGCCCTTCCCGTGCCGGGCGGCGATGGCGGCGGCCACCCGCTCGGTCGCCGCCGCGAGCCCGTGGGCGTCCCGCGCCTCGATCTCGTTGCGCAAAAGCGTTCCCTGGCAATAGGCCATGGCCGGTATGCGCGCCGAAGCCGCGCGGCTCTCTTCGGCGCGGGTCTCGATCGTGACCGGGGCGAATCCGGCTTCGGCCAGTTCACGCGCGATCAGCGTCCTGTCATGGTAGCCATGCGGCGTACGCGCCATGAAGAGCGGCGGATCGTCCGGAAAGATCTCGCCCAGCGTCCGCGTCGCCTCCTCGGCAAAGGCGTTCGCCTCGATGCGGTCCCAGACGCTGAACACGAACCGCCCGCCCGGCCGCAGCACCCGTCGCGCTTCGCGATATCCGGTGACCCGGTCGGGAAAGAACATGGCGCCGAACTGGCAGCACACCACGTCGAACGCGCCATCCTCGAACGGCAGCGCCAGGGCATCGGCCCGCTGCCAGGCGATTCCCGACCCCTCGGGTTGCCGGCTGGCGGCATAGTCCAGCATCGCCTGGTTGAGATCGGTGGCCACATAGCGCGCCCCGGGCGCCAGGAGCGGCGCCAGCACGCGCGTCACCACCCCGCTTCCCGCCGCCGTTTCCAGCACCGCGCCCGGCCCAAGCGCCGCCACGCGCCGCGCCATGTCCTGCGCATAGGGCTCGAAGATCAGCGGCACCATCCACCGGTCGTAGTTTTGCGGAATCGAGCCTGAAAAGGCCTTGTCGGCTTCGAGCATGACCTGCCTCCCGGGGCGATCGCACCGGGCAACAAATCTATCACCAAACCGGCGCGGCCGGGTAAGCCCGATTTTGTTACGCCGCGCAGGCCGGGTCGCGTGGAGGCCGGGTCGGCGCTAAAGACTACCGGTCGGCCGGCCGCGGCACCCAGTGCTCGGTGTCGTGGTCGGGGTGCTGGCGGTTTGAGGCCGTTATCCGCGGCAGAAAGCCCATCGGATCTTCCGAGTAGGTCGGCTTGTCCCCGGGCAGGTCGGGCAGGTACCCATACCAGGGCACCCGGCTTTCGATGCCGTATTGCACCACGGGCGGCACGCACCCGGGCTGGTCGAGCGCGCCCACCAGGACCCCGATATCGGGAAAATCCGGATAGTCGAAGATCATCGGCGTGCCGCAATTGCTGCAGAAGCCGCGCCGCGCCAGGTCCGAGCTGCGGAACCAGGAAAACGCCCCGCGCGTCACCCGAAACGAACTCTTGAGCACCGGGCAGATCACCGCGAACGGCCCTCCGACAGCCTTCTGGCACATCCGGCAATGGCAGACATGGACGTTCTCGGGCGGCGCATCAAAGGCAAAGCGCACCGCCCCGCACTGACACCCCCCACTCATGCTATATGGCTCCATGCCCCCCTCCAATCCGTGGGTGCCATTGTGCCCGGCGCGGGCG from the Youhaiella tibetensis genome contains:
- a CDS encoding class I SAM-dependent methyltransferase; translation: MLEADKAFSGSIPQNYDRWMVPLIFEPYAQDMARRVAALGPGAVLETAAGSGVVTRVLAPLLAPGARYVATDLNQAMLDYAASRQPEGSGIAWQRADALALPFEDGAFDVVCCQFGAMFFPDRVTGYREARRVLRPGGRFVFSVWDRIEANAFAEEATRTLGEIFPDDPPLFMARTPHGYHDRTLIARELAEAGFAPVTIETRAEESRAASARIPAMAYCQGTLLRNEIEARDAHGLAAATERVAAAIAARHGKGAVSAPIQAHIVEAVAPE
- a CDS encoding GFA family protein; the protein is MEPYSMSGGCQCGAVRFAFDAPPENVHVCHCRMCQKAVGGPFAVICPVLKSSFRVTRGAFSWFRSSDLARRGFCSNCGTPMIFDYPDFPDIGVLVGALDQPGCVPPVVQYGIESRVPWYGYLPDLPGDKPTYSEDPMGFLPRITASNRQHPDHDTEHWVPRPADR